One window from the genome of Thalassospira xiamenensis M-5 = DSM 17429 encodes:
- a CDS encoding sulfurtransferase TusA family protein, with protein sequence MIIPIFIRFFMSFTPEDPFDLVLDARGLICPMPVLKAKKALRDVPVGGVLKVLATDPGSVADMKSFCDMTGNRLLSSTQENDVFIYHIENLAAK encoded by the coding sequence ATGATTATCCCGATTTTTATAAGGTTTTTCATGTCGTTTACTCCAGAAGACCCTTTCGACCTTGTTCTTGATGCCCGTGGACTGATTTGTCCGATGCCAGTGCTGAAGGCAAAGAAGGCGTTGCGCGATGTGCCGGTAGGCGGCGTTCTAAAGGTTTTGGCGACTGATCCGGGATCGGTTGCAGATATGAAATCCTTTTGCGATATGACAGGAAACCGCCTGTTGTCATCGACACAGGAAAATGATGTGTTTATCTATCATATCGAGAATCTGGCCGCGAAATAA
- a CDS encoding GNAT family N-acetyltransferase — MSASSSPLQWVHCAFDDMTPRLVHDLFQLRQQIFIIEQECLFPDIDGLDPICQHVLGLLDGRVVAAARIVAPGIDPDHSAQGQHPAIGRVVASPDLRGQGIGRKLMLQAIASCEDSFAGKGIFLNAQLYLKNFYEGLGFIQFGEAFYEDGIAHISMLRSA, encoded by the coding sequence ATGTCCGCCTCATCATCACCCCTGCAATGGGTTCATTGTGCCTTTGACGATATGACGCCGCGTCTGGTCCATGACCTTTTTCAATTACGGCAACAGATTTTCATCATCGAACAGGAATGTCTTTTTCCCGATATCGATGGATTGGACCCGATTTGTCAGCATGTTCTGGGGTTGCTTGATGGCAGGGTGGTGGCAGCCGCGCGCATTGTGGCACCGGGTATTGACCCCGATCATTCCGCACAGGGGCAACATCCAGCAATCGGGCGTGTCGTTGCCAGCCCGGATTTGCGCGGACAGGGGATCGGCCGTAAACTGATGTTGCAGGCCATTGCATCCTGCGAAGACAGCTTTGCGGGTAAGGGCATTTTTCTAAATGCCCAGCTGTATCTTAAAAACTTCTACGAGGGGCTTGGCTTCATCCAGTTCGGTGAGGCGTTCTATGAAGATGGCATCGCCCACATATCAATGCTGCGTTCGGCCTGA
- a CDS encoding DUF2336 domain-containing protein — MKGFLQRVFTKRRETPITYDEAKDMAASPDANVRGVLAQRHDTKPEILYYLASDADSQVRRHIAANQATPVQADVLLTDDKDDSVRGSLAEKIANLSAGLTPNESDKLRRMTYEALDKLARDQAVHVRQVISETLKDIANAPQPIIQQLARDTESVVCGPVLQYSPVLTETDLLEIIEGSTGRGSLSFISRRRNVGEKLADAIAASSDKDAISHLLGNKSAQIREETLDQLIDRAPDYPEWHKPLVERPQLPPTAAGKLARFVAESLISVLERRKDLKKEQLEAVREVVNRRISSGEFDKRDEIQVETRKAKQKEAEKKVAAKADGKDGAAGEEEEESSYEKALALHSKGKLTDKEVAKALAANDVKLARAALAVLAGIPPEAVSKVLNTHSAKGVVSLAWKAGLSAELAVKIQVKLGHVPPGQTLNPRGEAYPLSEEDMKWQLEFFTGMATVGLR; from the coding sequence ATGAAGGGCTTTTTGCAGAGGGTCTTCACCAAACGTCGGGAAACCCCGATCACGTATGATGAAGCCAAGGATATGGCAGCCAGCCCGGATGCAAATGTGCGCGGGGTACTGGCCCAGCGTCACGATACCAAACCCGAAATCCTGTACTATCTTGCAAGTGATGCGGATTCCCAGGTGCGGCGTCATATTGCAGCAAACCAGGCAACCCCGGTACAAGCCGACGTCCTGCTGACCGACGACAAGGATGACAGCGTTCGTGGCAGTCTGGCCGAAAAGATTGCCAATCTGTCAGCCGGACTGACCCCTAACGAGTCGGACAAGCTGCGCCGCATGACCTACGAGGCGCTGGACAAGCTTGCCCGTGATCAGGCCGTCCATGTCCGTCAGGTGATTTCCGAAACGCTCAAGGATATCGCCAACGCACCGCAGCCGATCATTCAGCAATTGGCACGCGATACGGAAAGTGTCGTGTGCGGACCAGTCCTGCAATATTCGCCGGTTCTGACCGAAACGGACCTGCTTGAAATCATCGAAGGCAGCACCGGGCGCGGATCGCTAAGCTTTATTTCGCGCAGACGCAATGTCGGCGAAAAACTGGCTGATGCGATTGCGGCAAGTAGCGATAAGGACGCGATTTCGCACCTTCTGGGCAATAAATCGGCTCAAATCCGCGAAGAGACGCTTGATCAGCTGATTGATCGTGCCCCGGATTATCCCGAATGGCACAAGCCATTGGTTGAACGCCCGCAACTGCCACCAACAGCGGCCGGGAAACTGGCGCGATTTGTTGCCGAAAGCCTCATCAGTGTGCTTGAACGTCGTAAAGATCTGAAAAAGGAACAGCTGGAAGCCGTGCGTGAAGTGGTCAATCGCCGCATTTCGTCAGGCGAATTTGACAAACGCGACGAAATCCAGGTTGAAACCCGCAAGGCCAAGCAAAAAGAGGCCGAAAAGAAAGTCGCTGCCAAGGCAGACGGTAAAGACGGCGCAGCAGGCGAAGAGGAAGAAGAATCCTCCTACGAAAAGGCCTTGGCCCTGCATAGCAAAGGCAAACTCACCGATAAGGAAGTTGCCAAGGCATTGGCCGCCAATGATGTCAAACTGGCACGTGCCGCCTTGGCCGTACTTGCCGGAATTCCGCCAGAAGCGGTAAGCAAGGTCCTGAATACCCATTCGGCCAAGGGGGTTGTGTCGTTGGCATGGAAGGCCGGCCTTTCGGCCGAACTGGCCGTTAAAATTCAGGTCAAACTCGGTCATGTTCCGCCCGGTCAGACGCTTAATCCCCGTGGCGAGGCATATCCCTTGAGCGAAGAAGACATGAAGTGGCAGCTTGAATTCTTTACCGGTATGGCAACGGTCGGCCTGCGCTAA
- a CDS encoding sensor domain-containing diguanylate cyclase gives MSDHTDVTSEQVFILDPQTMADAEAPVLVMDKNGTPLFANKNARSFAEGIRDGLFPEINKLVLRAITTPGGVLELLTFEVQEGTATLELTALPMTDDRVLLLPRDVSMDRNLREALIDSRQRYRDIVEVSSAFAWETDDTGKFIFVSPRGALGYKAEQLVGRSPLDFLLDTADQDSEIVFRSQKAVRDVPIWLKRANGNAACLAVSSTPVYTRDGRWTGTRGLAHDITEQRRRESEVATARNRDRLMTYIVRTMRDEIDPTLVLKGAADASARALACAGCAIFRRNEDTDEIEMVACHGPEDIDPIANQALKQLDENEDVFEAEIENYRVLAHHSHYHQRVNGAVIFIFNADHPVPNDGERAIMSEVSDQIGIAIEQAAQHDRIVTLSRTDGLTGLLNRRAFFDELGRRHARLLHDNMPAALMYVDMDNFKLVNDVHGHQTGDEAILALTRILLDNTRPVDLVARLGGDEFVVWLDGADMETAAKRARILLEKSAALSSFSGAKDRPLGISVGIAVRDAASKEPLEQLVLRADQTMYQVKKHGKGSFGIAAPPGSDEPAKIENQETPL, from the coding sequence ATGTCTGACCATACCGATGTGACGTCCGAACAGGTTTTCATCCTTGATCCACAGACCATGGCCGATGCAGAGGCCCCCGTTCTGGTCATGGACAAGAACGGAACGCCCCTGTTTGCCAACAAAAATGCCCGAAGCTTCGCCGAAGGCATTCGTGACGGCCTATTCCCCGAAATCAACAAACTGGTCTTACGCGCGATCACAACACCCGGCGGGGTTTTAGAACTGCTGACTTTCGAAGTTCAAGAGGGCACAGCAACGCTTGAACTGACGGCCCTGCCAATGACGGATGACCGTGTTTTGCTACTGCCACGTGATGTCAGTATGGATCGTAACCTGCGCGAGGCCTTGATTGATTCGCGCCAGCGTTACCGTGACATTGTCGAAGTATCCTCTGCCTTCGCATGGGAAACCGACGATACCGGCAAATTCATTTTCGTCTCGCCGCGCGGCGCACTTGGCTACAAGGCCGAACAGCTTGTCGGACGCTCACCTCTTGATTTCCTGCTTGATACCGCCGATCAGGACAGCGAAATCGTATTTCGCAGCCAAAAGGCCGTTCGGGATGTGCCGATCTGGCTTAAACGGGCCAATGGTAATGCCGCCTGTCTGGCCGTTTCCTCGACCCCGGTTTACACGCGTGATGGCCGTTGGACCGGCACGCGCGGGCTTGCCCATGACATTACCGAACAGCGCCGCCGAGAAAGCGAAGTCGCCACCGCGCGAAACCGTGACCGGCTGATGACCTATATCGTGCGAACCATGCGCGATGAAATAGATCCGACCCTTGTCCTGAAAGGGGCGGCCGATGCCAGCGCGCGCGCGCTGGCCTGTGCGGGATGCGCGATTTTTCGCCGCAACGAAGACACCGACGAGATCGAAATGGTCGCCTGTCACGGCCCCGAAGACATTGACCCGATTGCCAATCAGGCCTTGAAACAGCTTGACGAAAACGAAGACGTTTTCGAAGCAGAAATCGAAAACTATCGCGTTCTTGCTCATCACTCCCACTATCATCAGCGGGTGAATGGTGCAGTGATATTTATCTTCAATGCCGATCACCCCGTCCCGAATGACGGCGAACGCGCCATCATGTCCGAGGTTTCCGATCAGATCGGCATTGCAATCGAACAGGCCGCACAGCATGACCGGATCGTCACCCTGTCGCGGACCGATGGTCTGACCGGGCTATTGAACCGGCGTGCCTTTTTCGACGAACTCGGTCGTCGCCATGCCCGACTGCTGCATGACAACATGCCCGCGGCACTGATGTATGTTGATATGGATAATTTCAAGCTGGTCAACGATGTGCACGGGCATCAGACCGGCGACGAGGCCATTCTGGCACTAACCCGCATTCTTCTGGACAACACCCGCCCGGTTGACTTGGTCGCGCGTCTTGGCGGCGATGAATTTGTCGTCTGGCTGGATGGGGCCGATATGGAAACCGCGGCGAAGCGCGCACGCATCCTTCTGGAAAAAAGCGCAGCCTTATCGTCGTTTTCCGGTGCCAAAGATCGCCCGCTTGGTATTTCGGTCGGTATTGCGGTACGCGATGCCGCATCCAAAGAACCGCTTGAACAACTTGTGCTTCGCGCCGATCAGACCATGTATCAGGTGAAAAAACACGGCAAAGGCAGTTTCGGTATTGCCGCCCCTCCCGGATCGGATGAACCGGCAAAAATAGAAAACCAGGAGACACCCCTATGA
- a CDS encoding EAL domain-containing protein → MSNSAETNDRDLLAAMAFCWADMLLEVDENGYILFVAGATESLLGCLPERLIGEALDKLVIKSERPLLRAYLHASSGIKRLEELDLDFQLIEDDGIALGNPVPLSLSGYMISEPIGRYFIAARHRAIRPRARSGIDRLILQNTLSAVSSKTGKNDQQAETAARMASSHSEALVVLENLAALRSQAETDATNELARLIGIGIGNRRSPENHEPDGGYLVDEPMIELERRIVAYASALRADLDDPDCSDAANAPDPFKNLNLATGGSGTSGASTLTNNDLFGRDYDLASGFHRLTQNVRQPIENGERETNLTRAVAYALNRLQHRGDSDVSAERLSASLPHLIQETLKSVRAFREIVQNGSFAVALQPIVHLESLEMHHYEALARFHHGGSALAVDQIIHFAEGTGLITEFDLAMCQKVLDHVTLEPERVTHSVAVNLSGHSLEQQDFLPALEQILDRYDIDPAKIMFEVTETSRIRGLRDVNDGLQRLRARGHLVCLDDFGAGAANFEYLSALDVDIIKFDGGAMRTALAKPKGRAFIKATALLCRDLGIHTIAEMIYDQASFELVRDLGIDYGQGYHLGAPVTLASVNTGSSNTTQTADATGGGK, encoded by the coding sequence ATGAGCAATTCAGCAGAAACAAACGACAGGGACCTACTGGCTGCCATGGCGTTCTGCTGGGCGGACATGCTGCTTGAAGTCGACGAGAACGGATACATCCTGTTTGTGGCCGGTGCGACCGAAAGTCTTTTGGGCTGCCTGCCGGAACGATTGATCGGCGAGGCACTTGATAAGCTGGTCATAAAATCGGAACGACCGCTGTTACGGGCCTATCTTCATGCCAGTTCCGGGATCAAACGGCTTGAAGAACTCGATCTTGATTTTCAGTTGATCGAGGATGATGGAATTGCCCTTGGCAATCCGGTTCCCCTGTCACTTAGCGGCTATATGATTTCCGAACCGATCGGTCGTTATTTTATTGCGGCCCGCCATCGCGCGATACGTCCGCGCGCACGATCGGGCATTGATCGCCTGATCCTGCAAAACACGTTGTCTGCGGTAAGCTCAAAAACAGGCAAGAACGACCAGCAGGCCGAAACCGCCGCACGCATGGCCTCAAGCCATAGCGAAGCCCTTGTGGTTCTTGAAAACCTCGCCGCCCTTCGCAGTCAAGCAGAAACCGATGCGACCAACGAACTTGCGCGCCTGATCGGGATTGGCATCGGCAACCGCCGAAGCCCCGAAAACCATGAGCCAGACGGCGGTTATCTGGTTGACGAACCGATGATCGAACTGGAACGCCGAATTGTCGCCTATGCCAGTGCATTACGCGCCGATCTTGACGATCCGGATTGCAGCGATGCGGCAAACGCCCCCGATCCTTTCAAAAATCTGAACCTTGCCACGGGCGGTTCTGGCACGTCGGGTGCTTCGACACTCACCAACAATGATCTGTTTGGCCGTGACTATGACCTTGCCAGCGGGTTTCACCGCCTCACACAGAATGTCCGCCAACCGATAGAAAATGGTGAAAGAGAAACCAATCTGACACGTGCTGTTGCATATGCGCTTAATCGTCTGCAGCATCGCGGTGATTCGGATGTATCGGCCGAACGCCTTTCAGCAAGCTTGCCGCATCTTATTCAGGAAACCCTGAAATCGGTTCGGGCATTTCGCGAAATTGTGCAGAACGGATCCTTTGCCGTCGCGCTGCAACCGATCGTGCATCTCGAAAGCCTTGAGATGCACCATTACGAAGCATTGGCGCGGTTCCATCACGGCGGCAGCGCCCTTGCGGTTGATCAGATCATTCATTTTGCCGAAGGCACCGGATTGATTACCGAATTCGATCTGGCAATGTGTCAGAAGGTGCTGGATCACGTCACGCTTGAACCTGAACGCGTAACTCATTCTGTTGCAGTTAATTTATCCGGCCACTCGCTTGAACAGCAGGATTTTCTGCCAGCACTTGAACAAATTCTGGATCGCTATGATATCGATCCGGCAAAAATCATGTTCGAGGTGACAGAAACGTCGCGCATTCGCGGATTGCGCGACGTGAATGATGGTCTGCAGCGCCTGCGCGCACGCGGGCACCTTGTCTGCCTTGACGATTTCGGGGCCGGGGCCGCCAATTTCGAATATCTGAGCGCGCTTGACGTCGACATCATCAAATTTGATGGCGGTGCCATGCGAACCGCTCTGGCCAAACCCAAAGGCCGCGCTTTTATCAAGGCCACGGCCTTGCTTTGCCGGGATCTTGGCATCCATACAATTGCAGAAATGATCTATGATCAGGCCAGCTTCGAACTGGTTCGCGATCTGGGCATTGATTACGGTCAAGGATATCATCTTGGCGCGCCTGTAACGCTTGCCAGTGTGAATACCGGATCATCAAATACCACGCAAACCGCCGATGCGACCGGAGGCGGAAAATGA
- a CDS encoding GGDEF domain-containing protein gives MNNSHLELLKKLADEFQPRTDVNTRATVEAESTDAFATLVDLARDMQNRLDQQQNRIRQLEQMVETDELTGLYNRRGFLRRVRETMARAARHPENGILVIADLDGFKLINDHHGHAAGDAILRHFGQNLRTHTRADDFVARFGGDEFAILLVGSIPEVAERRISDLEKATSRFPLIWQGAALPIRASFGFTVYNGKSDITQLLQQADDAMYANKHAKRPHSESSHNAA, from the coding sequence ATGAACAACTCGCATCTAGAGCTTCTGAAAAAACTGGCTGACGAGTTTCAACCGCGAACGGATGTTAACACCCGTGCCACAGTTGAAGCCGAAAGCACGGATGCATTTGCGACACTTGTTGACCTTGCACGCGACATGCAAAACCGTCTCGACCAGCAGCAGAACCGCATCCGACAGCTTGAACAAATGGTCGAAACCGACGAATTGACCGGTCTTTATAACCGTCGCGGTTTCCTGCGTCGTGTTCGCGAAACCATGGCACGTGCCGCCCGTCACCCGGAAAACGGCATTCTGGTCATTGCCGATCTTGACGGCTTCAAATTGATCAATGATCACCATGGCCATGCCGCTGGCGATGCCATCCTGCGCCATTTCGGCCAAAACCTTCGCACACATACACGCGCTGATGATTTTGTCGCCCGCTTTGGTGGTGACGAATTTGCCATACTGCTGGTCGGCAGCATTCCCGAAGTCGCAGAACGTCGGATAAGTGACCTTGAAAAAGCAACATCGCGCTTCCCGCTAATTTGGCAGGGAGCAGCCCTTCCGATCCGAGCCAGCTTCGGCTTTACCGTCTATAATGGCAAAAGCGATATCACACAGCTTTTGCAGCAGGCAGATGACGCAATGTATGCCAACAAACACGCAAAACGCCCCCATTCCGAAAGCAGCCACAACGCCGCCTGA
- a CDS encoding DUF5818 domain-containing protein, whose amino-acid sequence MKTGIGAVSGKFAAILAAGMLMSACSAFQKENMTLTGEITDNGRECVTFRADDGTLYALANKASNFRPGDKVRVTGHGALMTTCTEAETLIVDKIVLLGGDAK is encoded by the coding sequence ATGAAAACCGGAATTGGCGCCGTGTCTGGCAAGTTTGCTGCGATCCTGGCTGCGGGAATGTTGATGTCGGCATGTTCGGCATTTCAGAAAGAAAACATGACCCTGACCGGGGAAATTACCGATAATGGCCGGGAATGCGTCACGTTTCGTGCGGATGACGGAACCCTTTATGCGCTGGCAAACAAGGCAAGCAATTTCCGTCCTGGTGACAAGGTTCGGGTGACCGGCCATGGTGCGTTGATGACGACCTGCACCGAGGCCGAAACCCTGATCGTTGACAAGATTGTATTGCTGGGCGGTGATGCCAAATAG
- a CDS encoding SPOR domain-containing protein, with protein MKSGLDAIPTDLPVHTSSPSPVNQPFSLLPGTIRTDPVLLEDTDRPSLAEQYRMEKQGIKRAPSRAAGAKRTIMEKPAPALIAQPKSASASANTQHVTVSPLIPETGASQASTSTATSVSPAGTDGAFAIQLGAFRDTISAQTYWASFMIRYPDLAQSHPRDLSTADLGTKGTFHRLRLGGFADIASAEKQCRQLLADGTDCFATHNQ; from the coding sequence ATGAAATCCGGTCTGGACGCCATACCGACCGATCTACCCGTTCACACCAGCAGCCCGTCGCCGGTCAATCAACCTTTCAGCCTTCTGCCCGGCACCATACGAACCGACCCCGTTTTACTTGAAGACACAGATCGGCCCAGCCTTGCCGAGCAATATCGAATGGAAAAACAGGGTATCAAACGCGCGCCATCGCGAGCAGCAGGCGCAAAACGCACAATCATGGAAAAACCTGCGCCAGCACTCATCGCCCAGCCAAAATCTGCATCTGCATCCGCGAACACACAGCATGTGACAGTATCGCCTTTAATTCCGGAAACCGGTGCGTCACAGGCATCAACATCGACAGCGACAAGTGTCTCCCCCGCCGGAACCGACGGCGCATTTGCGATCCAGCTTGGTGCGTTTCGCGACACGATCAGTGCCCAAACCTATTGGGCAAGTTTCATGATCCGGTATCCCGATCTGGCACAGTCCCACCCCCGCGACCTTTCAACCGCAGACCTCGGAACCAAGGGAACGTTTCATCGGCTGCGCCTTGGTGGGTTTGCTGATATTGCCAGCGCTGAAAAACAATGCCGCCAGCTTTTGGCTGACGGCACGGATTGCTTTGCAACGCATAATCAATAA